One genomic segment of Schlesneria paludicola DSM 18645 includes these proteins:
- a CDS encoding pilus assembly FimT family protein, whose amino-acid sequence MWIRFEKRSRDCFLHRGFTLVELLIVISIITLLATISFAAFANFVVTSREKATANTISKIGRILQQRKEALDRLNLKSTAARLATIDLWGDFSIPNLDVKTAEVVVRKQRYQSAFPQRSEERGSFNGIAYDVYFNLQSPRLKIESSALLYLAITEGETFGAPQVDDDAFLSTEVKSISATINGTPVDIKYFVDSWGEPLRFYRWPASLVRPGTSPSAATDPPIPPSLPGVSRTFTKLLMPSAPSQDPYNAGTDPLALDFDDSGQRLAVYFLGLNNAQKLAFRSMFNLYFMESTFSTPLVVSAGPDRALGLLEPNDLIGVNSLAFPSGGSGGGTADLLDNITNLNLRSKGN is encoded by the coding sequence ATGTGGATACGTTTTGAAAAGCGAAGTCGTGATTGTTTTCTTCATCGCGGCTTCACCTTAGTAGAGTTACTAATTGTAATCTCGATAATAACATTGCTTGCGACGATCTCATTTGCGGCATTCGCAAACTTCGTTGTTACATCCCGCGAAAAGGCGACCGCGAATACAATCAGCAAGATTGGGAGGATTCTACAACAGCGAAAGGAAGCGCTCGATCGATTGAATCTCAAAAGCACTGCGGCGCGGCTCGCGACTATCGATCTCTGGGGTGACTTCAGTATTCCAAATCTTGACGTCAAGACCGCTGAAGTCGTCGTCAGGAAGCAACGATACCAGTCTGCTTTTCCGCAACGTTCGGAAGAGCGTGGTTCGTTTAATGGGATAGCGTACGACGTCTACTTTAATTTACAAAGTCCACGTTTGAAGATTGAGAGTTCAGCACTACTTTATTTGGCGATTACTGAGGGCGAGACATTTGGTGCTCCTCAAGTAGATGACGACGCGTTTTTGTCTACCGAGGTTAAGTCAATTTCGGCCACCATTAATGGGACTCCCGTTGATATTAAGTACTTTGTAGATTCTTGGGGCGAGCCTCTGCGCTTCTATCGATGGCCAGCGAGCCTTGTACGTCCAGGTACTTCGCCATCTGCAGCCACTGATCCTCCGATTCCTCCGTCGTTGCCAGGGGTAAGTAGAACATTCACCAAGCTGCTTATGCCATCTGCGCCATCTCAAGACCCGTATAACGCAGGTACTGACCCGCTCGCGTTAGACTTTGATGACTCTGGTCAACGGCTCGCGGTGTATTTTCTCGGCCTGAATAATGCACAAAAGCTCGCGTTCCGATCAATGTTCAACTTGTATTTTATGGAATCGACTTTTTCCACGCCACTTGTCGTCTCGGCAGGGCCAGACCGTGCTCTAGGTTTGTTAGAGCCGAATGATTTGATCGGAGTAAATTCACTCGCATTTCCGAGCGGTGGAAGTGGAGGCGGGACAGCAGACCTGCTGGACAACATTACGAACTTGAACCTGCGAAGCAAGGGGAATTGA
- a CDS encoding type II secretion system protein, producing MVRVKPSTPTKTRKGFTLIELMIVIVILAVLAALLLPALGRARGSVRQAAVRAEITKLEGAINAFKARYGVEPPSRIVLYEDPSVAGAWNNSPNAEALDSLATLTQIWPEFNKALPRDWNGDGDMTDSRAELTQGECLVFFLGGIPNNGSGGVGFSPRGFSKDPANPAALGGSREGPFFEFDVQRLVDVGGQVGFPEYKDTFPGQRNPYLYFSSYDGAGYREQLSGVTYPEYGSTGPSIAYRQGALLISATFKSKSFQIISPGQDFTYGPGGPYVAGAQDPLPGWATSSTAPAGWVGPTLSFSSADRVSERDNITNFSNGVLAP from the coding sequence ATGGTGCGAGTAAAACCATCCACCCCCACCAAAACCCGCAAAGGCTTCACGCTGATCGAGCTAATGATTGTGATCGTGATTCTTGCGGTATTGGCCGCTTTATTATTGCCGGCCCTAGGGAGGGCGCGAGGTAGTGTTCGGCAAGCAGCTGTAAGAGCGGAAATCACGAAGCTCGAAGGGGCAATCAACGCATTTAAGGCGCGATATGGCGTTGAACCTCCGAGTCGGATCGTTCTGTACGAGGATCCCTCGGTCGCCGGGGCATGGAACAATTCTCCGAACGCCGAGGCGCTGGATTCGCTCGCCACGCTGACTCAAATATGGCCTGAGTTTAACAAAGCTCTGCCTCGAGACTGGAATGGTGACGGCGACATGACCGATTCGAGGGCTGAATTAACGCAAGGTGAATGTCTTGTGTTCTTTCTGGGGGGCATACCTAACAATGGTTCGGGAGGTGTTGGATTTTCACCAAGGGGATTTTCAAAAGATCCAGCAAATCCAGCAGCTTTAGGGGGATCGCGAGAGGGCCCATTTTTTGAGTTTGACGTTCAGCGTCTCGTTGACGTAGGCGGACAAGTTGGCTTCCCAGAGTACAAGGACACCTTTCCTGGGCAAAGAAATCCGTACCTCTATTTTAGCTCTTATGATGGGGCGGGGTACCGAGAACAGCTTTCGGGGGTGACGTATCCCGAATATGGCTCAACTGGACCTTCAATCGCGTATCGTCAAGGCGCGCTGCTCATCTCGGCGACTTTTAAGTCAAAGTCATTCCAGATTATTTCACCTGGGCAGGACTTCACCTATGGCCCGGGTGGGCCTTACGTCGCGGGGGCGCAAGACCCCCTTCCGGGTTGGGCTACGTCATCTACTGCTCCAGCTGGTTGGGTAGGTCCAACCCTGAGTTTCAGCTCAGCTGATCGAGTATCGGAACGTGACAATATCACCAATTTCTCAAACGGTGTGCTGGCTCCATAA
- a CDS encoding prepilin-type N-terminal cleavage/methylation domain-containing protein, producing the protein MFRKKMSAQYTRFRGFTLVELLVVVSIIVLLTTITVVSINFSFSRDRVRAAARQVQSFVAGARDRAIHSKEPRGVRFLLSPNDRHVVTAMQYVGAPERWLLQCQLTSPSNLKFPSSSTAASLESVSLLAVGSQIEIPSGSGTFLTIASRSHTDSQTVTLSSSSAAYSGAPTNVTCSLILPSSPIPGAEPVELPPGVAIDLDGSRIPQSWRPASTNSTNDYSHRMDVMFNPRGNLIGDAAGFGLNHLLLADIGDIAQWRNITGRVQAVNPSSAQWSPPAVPVNPSSGPMIVKRDQMIVSINGRTGTVGVYAVDVTPSASGTNVALHPYQFAETGQVAK; encoded by the coding sequence ATGTTTCGCAAGAAAATGAGTGCGCAGTACACGCGGTTCCGTGGGTTTACCCTTGTTGAGCTTCTTGTTGTAGTCAGTATTATCGTTCTTTTGACAACAATAACTGTTGTATCGATTAATTTTAGTTTTAGCCGAGATCGTGTGCGTGCCGCCGCGCGGCAGGTGCAGTCATTCGTAGCAGGAGCACGAGATCGCGCAATTCATTCCAAAGAGCCGCGAGGGGTGCGATTCCTACTTAGCCCGAATGACCGTCACGTCGTTACTGCAATGCAGTATGTGGGAGCACCTGAACGATGGCTGCTTCAATGTCAATTAACGAGTCCGTCAAATTTAAAATTTCCCTCAAGTTCAACTGCAGCGTCGCTCGAGTCCGTCAGTTTATTGGCGGTTGGGTCTCAAATTGAGATTCCATCGGGTAGCGGGACGTTTTTGACGATTGCGAGCAGGTCTCACACAGATTCGCAGACGGTGACTCTCAGTAGTTCGAGTGCCGCATACAGCGGCGCACCAACAAACGTCACATGCTCACTGATTCTTCCCTCCTCACCGATCCCAGGTGCCGAGCCCGTGGAGTTGCCTCCCGGTGTTGCGATTGATCTCGATGGTTCACGAATTCCACAATCGTGGCGACCTGCGTCGACAAATAGCACTAACGACTATTCCCATAGAATGGATGTAATGTTTAATCCTCGCGGGAATCTCATTGGCGATGCCGCGGGATTTGGGCTAAATCACCTTTTGCTGGCGGATATCGGGGACATTGCACAGTGGCGCAACATAACGGGCCGAGTTCAGGCAGTTAATCCGAGTTCGGCACAATGGAGCCCGCCCGCGGTCCCAGTTAACCCGAGCAGTGGCCCAATGATTGTAAAGCGAGATCAGATGATTGTCTCAATCAACGGACGAACTGGCACTGTCGGCGTCTACGCCGTAGATGTTACGCCAAGTGCAAGTGGCACTAATGTGGCGCTTCATCCATATCAATTTGCTGAGACGGGACAGGTTGCCAAATAA
- a CDS encoding type IV pilus modification PilV family protein produces MNNDISNMNRCRSGVTMSEVLISMMIMGIGVVSLAAIFPASVLRSLQASQLTNSAILSGNAKARIEFDSSIIGNSTWAVQLVSGNSGLNATDPPVKAIIDPFGVFLGMSTSIGSLPRRSGLAAVTKQNVESLAALPDSWSLVREDRLVGAYVIGSYQVTVAAPPAELVNINPRTYSGGGVSNPSYRVVLIDSTGRIATRRTIRSISGSTVSWKDTDPTALVEPDIPFVPVRARIEVRENRYTWMLTVRKRALDSSLAAWTAEADLAVFFNRSYKSADEVSYPAGVYPAPGFDGQYGVAGLDDDLASPLAVDDLKEAGWPGSDDSRTMQFATLPPNLKKGGFLLETGAAIWYRVVNIDTKNSLVLVDRDIVGSNLTIVPMKGVVQVFELGNFAGIQ; encoded by the coding sequence ATGAATAACGATATTTCCAATATGAATCGCTGCCGTAGTGGCGTAACTATGAGCGAAGTACTTATCTCCATGATGATTATGGGGATCGGCGTTGTGTCGCTCGCCGCTATCTTTCCGGCGTCTGTTCTTCGCTCATTGCAAGCATCGCAGCTAACTAATTCCGCGATTCTTTCTGGAAATGCGAAGGCGCGAATCGAGTTTGATTCATCAATTATTGGAAACAGCACCTGGGCCGTACAATTAGTGTCCGGAAACTCCGGACTGAATGCGACAGACCCGCCAGTCAAGGCAATTATCGACCCATTTGGCGTCTTCCTCGGGATGTCCACGTCAATTGGTTCATTGCCTAGGAGGTCGGGGTTGGCCGCGGTAACGAAGCAGAATGTCGAAAGTCTCGCAGCGCTACCGGACAGTTGGTCATTGGTGCGCGAAGATCGGCTTGTCGGCGCTTACGTGATCGGTTCATATCAAGTAACAGTAGCAGCGCCTCCGGCAGAGCTTGTAAATATAAATCCACGTACCTACTCGGGCGGAGGTGTATCGAATCCGTCGTATCGAGTCGTCCTTATTGATTCAACAGGCAGAATTGCAACGCGGAGGACAATTCGCAGTATCTCGGGTTCGACTGTATCTTGGAAGGATACAGATCCGACGGCACTCGTTGAGCCAGATATACCTTTTGTTCCCGTGCGTGCAAGGATTGAAGTTCGTGAAAATCGATATACATGGATGCTTACTGTTCGCAAGCGCGCACTTGACTCATCATTAGCAGCATGGACCGCGGAGGCAGATCTGGCTGTCTTTTTCAATCGATCTTATAAGTCTGCGGATGAAGTCAGCTATCCCGCCGGGGTTTATCCTGCGCCAGGATTTGATGGGCAGTACGGTGTCGCGGGGCTTGATGATGATCTCGCATCTCCGCTCGCTGTCGACGATTTAAAGGAAGCAGGGTGGCCGGGGTCGGACGATTCGCGGACAATGCAGTTTGCCACTCTCCCACCGAATCTAAAGAAAGGTGGTTTCTTACTCGAGACCGGTGCGGCCATTTGGTATCGAGTCGTCAATATTGATACGAAGAACAGCTTGGTGCTGGTCGATCGCGATATCGTTGGATCGAATTTAACTATTGTGCCCATGAAGGGGGTTGTGCAGGTGTTTGAGCTCGGCAACTTCGCTGGCATTCAGTGA
- a CDS encoding PulJ/GspJ family protein — MRLPAIRGFTLIEMLISVALVLVVMLLFTQIFQIATESLSKQRGLAENDQRARMLATIVRNDLAKRTFQDVIPFVNGQDTTLLDLTRRSGYFYYAENNPADDTDDVLQFTSQSVRHARGIDASPYTGKATLLNGTSAAVISEDAVAHQVTVSASYDFSSLMANSSHIWISGSVNTTTGFSNDGRYLLVSPPVYNSGPGTITLNVDSTQPIYVMDAATHGKVSITETQPELDDGIFGNSIGQGSAAEVSYFLRGNNLYRRVLLIRGADVEGVQPRFADGSPVISGGYSSSFWNDFDYSAFCFRGCNTGAGLVGYGPRFHSAGYSLSNDSNPPKELAFSSPPSSPLLARDQFKILSLGCPQVRFGHDPWTGLPKEFVNPGADGQYWTSDDTLFIGRYTLTECADPAFRYPGSMTVNAGDPTQDLSPISMNQAYTLTDQSVDAFSVNNLRRGEDLLLSNVIGFDVKLWDPTWSSGSFVDLGANASGTYGYNSLLNTLYCPISGAVPASSDKRFRYDTWHPAAEVIQPGNPGTRRSSPPFINRLDSSGTAQLPLGAIQVTITYRDRSSDLVRQLTIVHSLIDQ; from the coding sequence ATGCGGCTCCCCGCCATCCGCGGCTTCACCTTGATTGAGATGTTAATATCGGTCGCATTAGTCTTGGTGGTAATGCTTCTGTTTACGCAAATCTTTCAGATTGCAACGGAGTCGCTCTCAAAGCAGCGAGGCTTAGCAGAAAATGATCAAAGAGCCAGGATGCTCGCGACAATTGTACGTAATGATCTTGCGAAGAGAACGTTCCAGGATGTTATACCGTTCGTCAATGGTCAAGACACGACACTGTTGGATTTAACCCGTAGGTCAGGTTACTTTTATTACGCGGAGAATAATCCCGCCGATGATACAGATGACGTTCTTCAGTTCACATCGCAATCTGTTAGGCATGCTAGGGGTATCGACGCCAGTCCATACACTGGAAAGGCAACTTTGCTCAATGGAACTAGTGCGGCAGTAATCAGTGAGGATGCTGTAGCTCATCAAGTAACCGTTTCGGCGAGTTACGACTTTAGTTCGCTTATGGCAAACTCAAGTCATATCTGGATTTCCGGGAGTGTGAACACTACAACGGGTTTCTCGAATGACGGACGATATTTGCTCGTCTCTCCGCCCGTTTACAATTCGGGGCCAGGCACGATCACATTAAATGTTGATTCGACGCAGCCTATCTACGTGATGGACGCAGCTACCCATGGAAAAGTTAGTATTACCGAGACTCAGCCTGAGCTTGATGATGGCATTTTCGGAAATTCGATTGGGCAGGGGTCTGCGGCGGAAGTCTCTTACTTTCTACGTGGCAACAATCTCTACCGTCGCGTTTTACTGATTCGTGGTGCCGATGTTGAAGGCGTTCAGCCCCGATTCGCGGACGGGAGTCCGGTCATCAGTGGTGGGTACTCATCGTCGTTCTGGAACGATTTTGACTACTCCGCATTTTGCTTTCGTGGTTGCAATACAGGAGCGGGGCTTGTTGGGTATGGTCCGCGATTTCATAGTGCTGGTTACTCGTTGAGTAACGATAGCAATCCACCGAAAGAGCTTGCTTTTAGTTCACCGCCTTCTTCCCCGCTATTGGCGCGCGATCAATTCAAAATTTTAAGCCTAGGCTGTCCTCAGGTTCGATTTGGACACGATCCTTGGACTGGGCTGCCCAAGGAGTTTGTAAATCCGGGCGCAGACGGTCAATATTGGACGAGCGATGACACCCTATTTATTGGGCGTTATACGCTGACGGAGTGTGCGGATCCGGCTTTTCGATACCCAGGTTCAATGACGGTCAATGCTGGGGATCCAACACAGGACCTAAGCCCGATCTCCATGAATCAGGCCTATACTTTGACAGATCAAAGTGTAGATGCATTCTCTGTGAACAATCTAAGGCGGGGAGAAGACTTATTGTTGAGCAATGTAATAGGGTTTGACGTCAAGCTATGGGATCCAACATGGAGTAGCGGCAGTTTCGTTGACCTAGGTGCTAACGCGTCAGGTACGTATGGCTACAATAGCTTGTTGAACACTCTCTATTGTCCTATTTCCGGTGCAGTCCCTGCGTCGTCCGACAAAAGATTTCGATACGATACCTGGCATCCCGCGGCCGAGGTAATTCAGCCTGGAAATCCTGGCACCCGCCGAAGTAGTCCGCCATTCATCAATAGACTTGATAGTAGCGGCACAGCGCAACTGCCTCTTGGTGCTATACAGGTCACTATTACCTATCGTGATCGATCGAGTGATCTAGTGCGGCAGCTTACTATTGTTCATTCGCTAATAGATCAGTAG